The Vibrio gallaecicus genome contains a region encoding:
- the cmoA gene encoding carboxy-S-adenosyl-L-methionine synthase CmoA, protein MSNTDNIFSAPIDKIGDFTFDARVAEVFPDMIQRSVPGYSNIISAIGMLAERFVKPHSNIYDLGCSLGAATLSMRRHIQQEGCTIFAVDNSEAMVERCKLHVNAYRSDTPVEVIEADIREVEIKDASIVVLNFTLQFLSPEDRYALLEKIHAGLRPGGILILSEKYVFEDDNANELLIDLHHDFKRANGYSELEVSQKRSAIENVMRPDSIPVHRERFDKIGFSSNEVWFQCFNFGSMFAIK, encoded by the coding sequence ATGAGTAATACAGACAATATCTTCTCTGCACCTATTGATAAAATCGGTGATTTCACCTTTGATGCACGAGTAGCGGAAGTTTTTCCGGATATGATCCAACGGTCTGTACCTGGTTATAGCAATATCATTTCTGCTATTGGCATGTTGGCTGAACGCTTTGTCAAACCGCATTCAAACATCTATGACCTAGGTTGTTCTCTTGGCGCTGCTACGCTATCCATGCGCCGCCACATTCAGCAAGAAGGCTGCACTATCTTCGCAGTAGATAATTCTGAAGCCATGGTTGAACGCTGTAAATTACATGTAAATGCTTACCGCAGCGATACACCTGTAGAAGTCATCGAAGCCGACATTCGTGAAGTCGAAATTAAAGATGCTTCCATTGTTGTACTGAACTTCACACTTCAATTTTTGTCACCAGAAGATCGCTATGCTCTGCTTGAAAAGATTCATGCCGGGTTGCGCCCTGGCGGCATTTTGATCCTTTCGGAAAAGTATGTGTTTGAAGATGATAACGCAAACGAACTACTTATCGATTTACACCACGATTTCAAACGAGCAAACGGATACAGCGAACTAGAAGTCAGCCAAAAGCGCAGTGCTATTGAAAATGTGATGCGCCCTGACTCCATCCCTGTACATAGAGAACGTTTTGATAAGATTGGATTCTCTAGTAATGAAGTGTGGTTCCAATGCTTTAACTTTGGTTCGATGTTCGCTATTAAATAA
- a CDS encoding DUF72 domain-containing protein, whose amino-acid sequence MINGVMTMETLPLRLGLTMWSHSEWQSQFYGKGTKPAERLEKYTQVFHTVEGNTTFYATPSASTVNNWKAASHDDFRFTFKLPKFITHQQHLKHCQAELKEFLLTMSPLHDRIGQWTIQLPHSFEPRMLPALQKFCTWFPKDMQLGVEVRHLGFFDKSNAEKRFNHWLVEEGINRIIMDSRPVFSAPPTTEAVIDAHKKKPRVPVHAIATANNPMIRFIGHPNQATNLEFFRPWLKKVPEWIKANKQPYVMIHTPDNNHAPELALAIYKELQQTLVLPDLPSFPAIEGDNQLSMF is encoded by the coding sequence ATGATTAACGGTGTAATGACGATGGAAACTTTACCTTTAAGACTTGGATTAACTATGTGGTCTCATTCAGAGTGGCAAAGTCAGTTCTATGGTAAGGGAACGAAACCGGCTGAACGCTTAGAAAAATACACCCAAGTTTTTCATACCGTTGAAGGCAACACGACTTTTTATGCGACTCCCAGCGCCTCAACGGTCAACAATTGGAAAGCAGCAAGTCATGATGATTTCAGATTTACGTTTAAGCTACCTAAGTTCATCACCCACCAACAGCACTTAAAACATTGCCAAGCCGAACTCAAAGAATTTCTGCTCACCATGTCGCCACTACATGATCGTATTGGCCAATGGACGATTCAGTTGCCTCATAGCTTTGAACCCAGAATGCTCCCTGCCCTACAAAAATTTTGTACGTGGTTTCCAAAAGATATGCAGCTTGGCGTTGAAGTTCGCCACCTTGGCTTTTTTGATAAAAGCAATGCTGAAAAACGTTTCAATCATTGGTTAGTTGAAGAAGGAATCAACCGTATTATTATGGACAGTAGACCTGTTTTTTCTGCGCCACCTACAACCGAAGCAGTCATAGATGCCCATAAGAAAAAACCCAGAGTGCCTGTTCATGCAATTGCAACCGCAAACAACCCAATGATTCGATTTATAGGGCACCCAAACCAAGCTACCAACTTAGAGTTTTTTAGACCTTGGCTAAAGAAAGTTCCAGAATGGATTAAAGCAAATAAACAGCCCTATGTGATGATCCATACGCCAGATAATAATCATGCGCCTGAACTGGCTTTGGCTATCTATAAAGAACTGCAGCAGACATTGGTTTTACCTGATTTACCAAGCTTCCCTGCTATTGAAGGTGATAATCAACTATCGATGTTTTGA
- the aspS gene encoding aspartate--tRNA ligase, producing MRTHYCGNLNKSLAGQTVELCGWVNRRRDLGGLIFIDMRDREGVVQVVVDPDMKDIFPIANQLRNEFCIKFTGEVRVRPDSQVNKDMATGEVELYATGLEIINRSEALPLDFNQTNSEEQRLKYRYIDLRRPEMSDRIKLRARASSFVRRFLDENLFLDIETPVLTKATPEGARDYLVPSRVHKGSFYALPQSPQLFKQLLMMSGFDRYYQIVKCFRDEDLRADRQPEFTQIDIETSFMSSQEVRNITEKLVHDMWKELLDVELGQFPVMPFSEAIRRFGSDKPDLRNPLELVDVADLLKDVEFKVFSGPANDEKGRVAVIRVPGGAKLTRKQIDGYAEHVGIYGAKGLAWMKVNDRAAGMEGIQSPVAKFLNEDVINGLLERTEAESGDIILFGADKASIVAEAMGALRIKLGDDLELTDKKAWAPLWVIDFPMFEEDGEGNLHAMHHPFTSPLGVNAEELKANPAAANSDAYDMVINGYEVGGGSVRIHNAEMQTAVFGILGIEAQEQQEKFGFLLDALQYGTPPHAGLAFGLDRLAMLLCGTENIRDVIAFPKTTAAACLLTDAPSLANPASLEELAIAVKLAKKED from the coding sequence ATGCGTACCCATTACTGTGGTAACCTGAACAAGTCCCTGGCGGGACAAACTGTAGAATTGTGCGGCTGGGTAAACCGTCGCCGTGATTTAGGCGGTCTTATCTTTATCGATATGCGAGATCGTGAAGGCGTCGTTCAGGTTGTTGTCGATCCAGATATGAAAGATATCTTCCCGATCGCTAACCAACTGCGTAATGAATTCTGTATCAAGTTTACTGGTGAAGTACGCGTTCGTCCTGACAGCCAAGTAAATAAAGACATGGCTACTGGTGAAGTAGAGCTTTACGCAACTGGTCTAGAGATCATTAACCGTTCAGAAGCGCTTCCACTAGACTTCAACCAAACGAATTCTGAAGAGCAGCGTCTTAAGTACCGTTACATCGATCTTCGTCGTCCAGAAATGAGCGATCGTATCAAGCTTCGTGCACGTGCTTCTAGCTTCGTTCGTCGTTTCTTAGACGAGAACCTATTCCTAGATATTGAAACACCAGTACTAACTAAAGCGACGCCAGAAGGCGCTCGTGATTATCTAGTACCAAGCCGTGTTCATAAAGGTAGCTTCTACGCACTTCCTCAATCTCCTCAGCTATTTAAGCAACTGCTGATGATGTCTGGTTTTGACCGTTACTACCAAATCGTTAAATGTTTCCGTGATGAAGATTTACGTGCTGACCGTCAGCCTGAATTTACTCAGATCGATATCGAAACATCGTTCATGTCTTCTCAAGAAGTACGTAACATCACTGAAAAACTTGTTCACGATATGTGGAAAGAGCTTCTAGATGTTGAACTTGGTCAATTCCCAGTAATGCCATTTTCTGAAGCGATTCGTCGTTTCGGTTCTGATAAGCCAGATCTACGTAACCCACTAGAACTAGTAGACGTTGCTGACTTACTGAAAGATGTTGAGTTCAAAGTATTCTCTGGTCCAGCTAACGACGAAAAAGGTCGCGTAGCGGTTATTCGCGTACCAGGCGGTGCTAAGCTAACGCGTAAGCAAATCGACGGTTACGCTGAGCATGTAGGTATCTACGGCGCGAAAGGTCTTGCTTGGATGAAGGTTAACGACCGTGCTGCTGGCATGGAAGGGATTCAATCTCCAGTTGCTAAGTTCCTAAACGAAGATGTAATCAACGGTCTTCTTGAGCGTACCGAAGCTGAATCTGGCGATATCATTCTGTTCGGCGCAGACAAAGCAAGCATCGTTGCAGAAGCAATGGGTGCACTTCGTATCAAGCTAGGTGATGACTTAGAGCTAACAGATAAGAAAGCGTGGGCTCCTCTTTGGGTTATTGATTTCCCAATGTTTGAAGAAGATGGCGAAGGCAACCTTCACGCAATGCACCACCCATTCACATCTCCACTTGGTGTGAACGCGGAAGAGCTAAAAGCGAACCCAGCAGCAGCTAACTCTGATGCATACGATATGGTAATCAACGGCTACGAAGTTGGCGGCGGTTCTGTACGTATTCACAACGCAGAAATGCAAACGGCTGTATTCGGTATTTTAGGTATCGAAGCGCAAGAGCAGCAAGAGAAGTTCGGCTTCCTACTAGATGCTCTTCAGTACGGTACTCCACCACACGCGGGTCTAGCATTCGGTCTTGACCGTCTAGCAATGCTTCTTTGTGGTACAGAGAACATCCGTGACGTTATCGCATTCCCGAAAACAACAGCTGCTGCATGTCTATTAACAGACGCGCCAAGCCTAGCAAACCCAGCATCACTGGAAGAGCTAGCGATCGCTGTTAAACTAGCTAAGAAAGAAGACTAA
- the ruvC gene encoding crossover junction endodeoxyribonuclease RuvC: MSIILGIDPGSRITGYGVIRQNGRHLHYLGSGCIRTSEKELPGRLKQIYAGVSEIITQFQPDVFAIEQVFMAKNADSALKLGQARGSAIVAAVNADLPVHEYAARLIKQAVTGNGGADKLMVQNMVMSMLKLPARPQADAADALGVAITHANTNKTLIALAGKATGARKGRYK; encoded by the coding sequence ATGTCTATTATCTTAGGGATTGACCCTGGCTCTCGCATTACTGGCTATGGAGTAATCCGTCAAAATGGTCGCCACCTACATTATTTAGGAAGTGGCTGTATTCGTACCTCTGAAAAAGAGCTTCCTGGTCGACTCAAGCAGATCTATGCCGGGGTGAGTGAAATCATTACTCAGTTTCAACCTGACGTATTCGCTATTGAGCAAGTGTTTATGGCTAAGAATGCTGATTCAGCTTTGAAGCTGGGACAAGCTCGAGGCAGTGCAATTGTAGCGGCTGTAAATGCAGATTTACCTGTACATGAATATGCAGCGCGATTAATCAAACAAGCAGTAACAGGAAACGGTGGTGCGGATAAGTTGATGGTTCAAAATATGGTGATGAGTATGCTTAAACTCCCAGCAAGACCTCAAGCCGATGCGGCTGATGCTCTCGGTGTTGCCATTACTCATGCCAATACCAACAAAACCTTGATAGCATTGGCTGGTAAAGCTACAGGGGCTCGTAAAGGGCGATATAAATAG
- the ruvA gene encoding Holliday junction branch migration protein RuvA has product MIGRLRGTLIEKQPPELLIEVSGVGYEVQMPMSCFYELPEVGEEAIIYTHFVVREDAQLLYGFNTVKERALFREVIKANGVGPKLGLGILSGMTASQFVQSVEREDISTLVKLPGVGKKTAERLVVEMKDRLKGWGAGDLFTPATDAAPIDSMASVSHNAEDEAVSALLALGYKPIIASKVISQIAKEGMTSEQLIRDALKSMV; this is encoded by the coding sequence GTGATTGGACGCCTTCGCGGAACACTTATTGAAAAACAACCACCTGAACTATTGATTGAAGTAAGTGGTGTTGGCTATGAAGTCCAAATGCCGATGAGTTGTTTTTATGAACTGCCAGAAGTGGGTGAAGAAGCGATTATCTATACTCACTTTGTGGTTCGTGAAGATGCACAGCTACTTTATGGCTTTAATACTGTCAAAGAGCGTGCACTATTTCGTGAAGTAATCAAAGCTAATGGCGTTGGTCCTAAACTTGGGTTGGGTATTTTATCAGGTATGACTGCTAGCCAATTTGTGCAAAGTGTCGAGCGTGAAGATATCTCTACGCTGGTGAAACTGCCGGGTGTGGGTAAAAAGACTGCCGAGCGTTTGGTTGTTGAAATGAAAGATCGCCTGAAAGGCTGGGGTGCTGGTGATTTATTTACGCCAGCGACAGACGCTGCTCCCATCGACTCAATGGCTAGTGTTTCTCATAATGCTGAAGATGAAGCTGTGAGTGCACTGTTAGCGTTAGGCTATAAACCAATAATTGCTTCAAAAGTTATCTCACAGATTGCTAAAGAAGGCATGACAAGTGAGCAGTTGATTCGAGATGCGCTTAAGTCAATGGTTTAG
- the ruvB gene encoding Holliday junction branch migration DNA helicase RuvB, whose translation MIEADRLIAPDNPVFKDEDVIDRAIRPKALADYRGQDHVRDQMEIFIKAAQLRNEALDHLLIFGPPGLGKTTLANIVANEMDVNIRTTSGPVLEKAGDLAALLTNLEENDVLFIDEIHRLSPVVEEVLYPAMEDYQLDIMIGEGPAARSIKIDLPPFTLIGATTRAGSLTSPLRDRFGITQRLEYYKIPDLQHIVQRSADCLNLSMESEGALEIARRARGTPRIANRLLRRVRDYAEVKGDGHICPDVADKALNMLDVDAKGFDYMDRKLLLAIMEKFGGGPVGLDNMAAAIGEEKDTIEDVLEPYLIQQGYLQRTPRGRIATDRAYLHFGIEKD comes from the coding sequence ATGATTGAAGCTGATCGCCTAATCGCTCCTGATAATCCAGTCTTTAAAGATGAAGACGTTATTGATCGTGCTATCAGACCAAAAGCACTTGCTGATTACCGAGGGCAAGATCACGTACGTGACCAAATGGAAATCTTTATCAAAGCAGCGCAGTTGCGTAATGAAGCATTGGATCACTTACTAATTTTTGGTCCTCCAGGCTTGGGCAAAACGACTTTAGCTAACATTGTTGCTAATGAAATGGATGTGAATATTCGTACGACTTCTGGTCCGGTCTTAGAGAAAGCGGGTGATTTAGCTGCGTTGTTGACTAACCTTGAAGAAAATGACGTGTTATTCATTGATGAAATTCATCGACTAAGCCCTGTCGTAGAAGAGGTGCTTTACCCAGCAATGGAAGATTACCAATTAGATATCATGATTGGTGAAGGTCCGGCGGCACGCTCAATCAAGATTGATTTACCCCCATTCACTTTAATTGGTGCAACAACTCGTGCTGGTTCTCTAACTTCACCATTAAGAGACCGATTTGGGATCACGCAGCGTTTAGAGTATTACAAAATCCCGGATCTACAGCATATTGTTCAACGCAGCGCTGATTGCTTAAATTTATCAATGGAATCGGAAGGCGCCTTAGAAATAGCAAGAAGAGCGCGTGGTACGCCACGAATTGCTAACCGACTACTAAGACGTGTGCGTGATTATGCAGAAGTAAAAGGTGATGGGCATATTTGCCCTGACGTGGCAGATAAGGCGTTAAATATGCTAGATGTCGATGCTAAAGGTTTCGACTATATGGATAGAAAACTATTGCTAGCGATCATGGAAAAATTTGGTGGTGGTCCTGTTGGCTTAGATAATATGGCTGCGGCGATTGGGGAAGAAAAAGATACGATTGAAGATGTGTTAGAGCCATATTTGATTCAGCAGGGATATTTGCAGCGAACTCCTCGAGGTCGAATTGCAACAGATCGAGCGTACCTTCATTTTGGTATTGAAAAGGATTAA
- the cydA gene encoding cytochrome ubiquinol oxidase subunit I, with amino-acid sequence MIDVVDLSRLQFAFTAMYHFLFVPLTLGMAFLLAIMESIYVMTGKQIYKDMTKFWGKLFGINFALGVATGLTMEFQFGTNWSYYSHYVGDIFGAPLAIEALVAFFLESTFVGLFFFGWDRLSKRQHLAVTWLVALGSNFSALWILVANGWMQNPVGAEFNFETMRMEMVSFAEVVLNPVAQVKFVHTVASGYTTGAMFILGISSYYILKGRDLAFARRSFAIAASFGMAAILSVIVLGDESGYELGEVQKVKLAAIEAEWHTEEAPAAFTVFGIPNQETMHTDYALKIPYVMGIIATRSFDKEVTGLRDLRDDHVDRIRTGMYAYELLEKLRAGDRSEENKAAFDEVKGDLGYGLLLKRYTDEVVDATEDQIQMAADDSIPTVWPLFWSFRLMVACGFIMLFVFGAAFIQTCRQKIEQKKWVLKAALFSIPLPWIAIEAGWFVAEFGRQPWAVGEILPVNVAASALTIEQLWTSLFAILALYTVFLIAEVYLMLKFARKGPSSLKTGRYHFEQEASSVEDKVSRQVEV; translated from the coding sequence ATGATTGATGTTGTTGATCTATCGCGATTGCAGTTTGCATTTACAGCGATGTATCACTTCTTATTCGTTCCATTGACTTTAGGTATGGCGTTCTTACTAGCCATCATGGAGTCTATCTATGTAATGACAGGCAAACAAATTTACAAGGACATGACTAAGTTCTGGGGTAAATTGTTTGGTATAAACTTCGCTCTAGGTGTGGCTACAGGCCTGACTATGGAGTTTCAGTTTGGTACTAACTGGTCTTACTACTCTCACTATGTTGGCGACATCTTTGGTGCCCCGCTGGCTATTGAAGCGCTTGTTGCATTCTTCCTTGAATCTACCTTTGTTGGTCTTTTCTTTTTTGGTTGGGACAGATTGTCTAAGCGTCAGCACTTGGCGGTAACTTGGTTAGTAGCACTTGGCTCTAACTTTTCAGCATTGTGGATTCTTGTCGCAAACGGATGGATGCAAAACCCTGTTGGCGCTGAATTTAACTTCGAAACCATGCGTATGGAAATGGTGAGCTTTGCTGAAGTTGTTCTAAACCCAGTAGCTCAAGTGAAGTTTGTTCATACTGTTGCATCAGGTTATACAACAGGTGCGATGTTCATTCTTGGTATCAGCTCATACTACATTCTTAAAGGTCGTGACCTTGCTTTTGCTCGTCGTTCATTCGCAATTGCCGCTTCGTTCGGTATGGCTGCTATATTGTCAGTTATCGTATTGGGTGATGAATCTGGTTACGAGCTTGGTGAAGTTCAGAAAGTGAAGCTAGCAGCGATTGAAGCTGAGTGGCACACAGAAGAAGCACCTGCCGCATTTACTGTGTTTGGTATTCCGAACCAAGAGACAATGCATACTGATTACGCGCTAAAAATCCCTTATGTAATGGGCATTATCGCGACTCGTTCTTTTGATAAAGAAGTAACGGGTTTACGTGATCTACGTGATGATCACGTTGACCGTATCCGTACTGGTATGTACGCATATGAACTTCTTGAAAAATTACGTGCAGGCGACCGTTCTGAAGAGAACAAAGCCGCATTTGATGAAGTAAAAGGTGACCTTGGTTACGGCTTACTTCTGAAGCGTTATACAGACGAAGTTGTTGATGCAACTGAAGACCAAATTCAAATGGCTGCGGATGATTCAATTCCGACTGTATGGCCGTTATTCTGGTCATTCCGCCTAATGGTAGCCTGTGGTTTCATTATGCTGTTCGTATTCGGTGCTGCGTTTATTCAAACGTGTCGTCAGAAAATTGAACAGAAGAAATGGGTACTTAAAGCTGCATTATTCTCAATTCCACTTCCTTGGATTGCAATTGAAGCAGGTTGGTTCGTTGCTGAGTTCGGTCGTCAGCCATGGGCTGTTGGTGAAATTCTACCTGTTAATGTGGCAGCGTCAGCGCTAACGATTGAACAGCTGTGGACGTCTTTATTTGCAATTCTTGCACTGTACACAGTGTTCTTAATTGCTGAAGTTTATCTAATGCTGAAATTCGCACGTAAAGGTCCAAGCAGTTTAAAAACAGGCCGTTACCACTTTGAACAAGAAGCAAGCTCTGTCGAAGACAAAGTAAGCCGTCAAGTCGAAGTATAA
- the cydB gene encoding cytochrome d ubiquinol oxidase subunit II encodes MFDYEILRLIWWVLIGVLLVGFAVTDGFDMGVGALVPVIGKNDTERRVMINTIAPHWDGNQVWLITAGGALFAAWPLVYATSFSGFYLAMYVALAALWLRPLGLDYRSKIEDPKWRSLWDGAICFSGTVPPIIFGVAFGNLLQGVPFDLNDLLMSKYHGSFFGLLNPFALLCGVLSLTLFILQGATWLQMKTTDDVKVRSRTIAQVAGIIIAALFAVGGVWVQSIEGYVITSTIDTMAASNPLNKEVAREMGAWMANFEAYPALWAAPILGVAMPVLAAIASRFDRGGLAFLFSSLTNAGVILTAGFAMFPFVMPSSLNPNHSLTMWDSTASELSLNLMTAVAFVMVPVILGYTTWTYYKMFGRLDKKHIEDNDVSAY; translated from the coding sequence ATGTTTGATTACGAAATCTTACGACTTATTTGGTGGGTTCTGATCGGTGTATTACTGGTTGGTTTCGCTGTAACTGATGGCTTTGACATGGGCGTAGGCGCGCTTGTTCCCGTTATCGGTAAGAACGACACTGAACGTCGTGTAATGATCAACACGATCGCTCCACACTGGGACGGTAACCAAGTTTGGTTAATTACAGCTGGTGGCGCACTATTTGCTGCGTGGCCATTGGTTTATGCGACATCTTTCTCAGGCTTTTATCTAGCAATGTATGTTGCTCTTGCCGCTCTTTGGCTTCGTCCTCTTGGGCTCGATTACCGTTCGAAAATCGAAGACCCAAAATGGCGTAGCTTGTGGGATGGTGCAATTTGCTTTAGTGGTACAGTTCCACCAATCATTTTTGGTGTAGCATTTGGTAACCTATTACAAGGTGTACCATTTGATCTGAATGACCTACTTATGTCTAAATACCATGGTTCATTCTTTGGTTTGCTAAACCCGTTTGCTCTGCTTTGTGGTGTTTTAAGTTTAACGCTGTTTATTTTGCAAGGTGCAACTTGGCTGCAAATGAAAACGACTGACGATGTTAAAGTCCGCTCTCGTACTATTGCACAGGTTGCCGGCATTATTATCGCTGCATTGTTTGCTGTTGGTGGTGTTTGGGTTCAATCAATTGAAGGTTATGTGATTACAAGCACTATAGATACTATGGCTGCTTCTAATCCACTAAACAAAGAAGTTGCTCGTGAAATGGGTGCTTGGATGGCAAACTTTGAAGCCTACCCTGCACTATGGGCCGCGCCAATCTTAGGCGTTGCGATGCCTGTACTTGCTGCGATAGCTTCTCGTTTTGACCGTGGTGGACTTGCATTCTTGTTCTCAAGCCTTACAAATGCTGGCGTTATTTTAACGGCTGGTTTTGCAATGTTCCCATTTGTAATGCCTTCAAGCCTGAACCCAAACCATAGTTTGACTATGTGGGATTCAACTGCAAGTGAATTAAGCTTGAACTTGATGACTGCTGTGGCTTTCGTAATGGTACCGGTGATCTTGGGCTATACGACATGGACATACTACAAAATGTTTGGTCGCTTAGATAAGAAACACATCGAAGATAACGACGTTTCAGCTTACTAA
- the cydX gene encoding cytochrome bd-I oxidase subunit CydX, with protein sequence MWYFAWILGVLLACAFGIINALWLEHSEMMDKDSE encoded by the coding sequence ATGTGGTATTTCGCATGGATTTTGGGTGTACTTCTAGCATGTGCATTCGGCATCATTAATGCTCTTTGGTTAGAGCATTCAGAAATGATGGATAAAGACAGTGAGTAG
- the ybgE gene encoding cyd operon protein YbgE, whose amino-acid sequence MTKINGIVNKLHKPMDKTLLRVLSLVLGFLHVGLVMWEPEAYANSIGGFNAIIGPLFIWAVCSSMVYGIGFKPRAWFWQVWFSPYFSLAILLYLTVQRMS is encoded by the coding sequence GTGACTAAGATTAACGGCATAGTAAATAAGCTACATAAGCCTATGGATAAAACCCTATTAAGAGTTTTATCCTTGGTGCTTGGCTTTTTACATGTAGGTTTAGTCATGTGGGAACCTGAGGCTTATGCTAATAGCATTGGCGGTTTTAACGCTATTATTGGTCCTTTATTTATTTGGGCTGTATGCTCGAGCATGGTTTATGGCATCGGTTTTAAGCCAAGAGCTTGGTTCTGGCAGGTTTGGTTTAGCCCATACTTCTCGCTTGCAATATTGCTTTACCTGACAGTACAAAGAATGTCATAA
- the ybgC gene encoding tol-pal system-associated acyl-CoA thioesterase, with the protein MQGLSKPFTWPITIYYEDTDAGGVVYHSNYLKFFERARTELLRSIGVHQQVLLEQSIGFVVRHMDIDFIQGARLDDSLKVTTTIAELKRASLTFCQEIVNPDGKVLCKAMVKVACIDNQKMKPKAIPTFILSELNNSDS; encoded by the coding sequence TTGCAGGGCTTATCTAAACCTTTCACGTGGCCAATCACTATTTATTATGAAGACACTGATGCTGGTGGAGTGGTTTATCACTCCAACTACCTTAAGTTCTTTGAAAGAGCTCGAACTGAGCTACTGCGATCTATTGGTGTTCATCAGCAAGTTTTATTAGAACAAAGTATAGGTTTTGTTGTCCGACACATGGATATTGATTTTATCCAGGGTGCGCGTCTTGATGATTCATTAAAAGTGACCACAACTATTGCAGAGCTGAAACGAGCTTCACTTACATTCTGTCAGGAAATCGTAAATCCTGATGGCAAAGTATTGTGTAAAGCAATGGTTAAGGTAGCATGTATCGATAATCAAAAAATGAAACCCAAAGCTATACCAACCTTTATTCTTTCGGAGTTAAACAACAGTGACAGCTGA
- the tolQ gene encoding protein TolQ, whose protein sequence is MTADISILDLILDASLLVKLVMLTLMGMSVASWAMIIKRSKVLSQASKQTDVFEDKFWSGVDLAKLYQESNKRKDELSGTEEIFYAGFTEFARLRKSNAASPDFIMEGTGRAMRVAVAREVDELETNLPFLATVGSISPYIGLFGTVWGIMHSFIALGQVKQATLAMVAPGIAEALIATAMGLFAAIPAVMAYNRFSSSVGKLEHNYATFSEEFHSILHRQAMAGRE, encoded by the coding sequence GTGACAGCTGATATTTCAATTTTAGATCTTATCCTTGATGCAAGCTTATTGGTTAAGCTCGTTATGCTTACCCTGATGGGAATGTCAGTGGCGTCATGGGCAATGATCATCAAAAGAAGCAAGGTTTTATCTCAAGCATCTAAACAGACAGATGTGTTTGAAGATAAATTTTGGTCTGGTGTTGATCTGGCAAAGCTATACCAAGAAAGTAATAAACGGAAAGATGAGCTATCTGGTACAGAAGAGATCTTCTACGCAGGATTCACTGAATTTGCTCGTCTTCGCAAATCAAATGCGGCTTCTCCTGATTTCATTATGGAAGGAACTGGACGCGCAATGCGTGTTGCAGTAGCACGTGAAGTAGATGAATTGGAAACAAATTTACCTTTCTTAGCAACAGTTGGTTCTATTAGTCCATACATTGGTTTATTTGGTACAGTTTGGGGGATCATGCATTCCTTCATTGCTCTTGGACAAGTAAAACAAGCAACTCTAGCGATGGTCGCTCCTGGTATCGCAGAAGCTTTGATTGCAACTGCAATGGGTCTATTTGCCGCAATTCCAGCAGTAATGGCTTATAACCGATTCAGTAGTAGTGTTGGTAAGTTGGAACACAACTACGCAACTTTCTCTGAAGAATTTCATAGCATCCTTCACCGCCAAGCTATGGCCGGTAGGGAATAA
- a CDS encoding ExbD/TolR family protein yields MAGYQPKKRKMTAEINVVPYIDVMLVLLIIFMVTSPFVTQGVDVELPEASTAKSAQDLLGDDSSSFIIVEVDKEGLLGLSVNNEEVQRGLSLEDIIVRVKAELSINPNSPVAVGGDAATPYAEVVILLDELSRAGVPKVGLLTDIRE; encoded by the coding sequence ATGGCGGGATACCAACCAAAAAAACGCAAAATGACAGCTGAGATTAACGTTGTACCTTACATCGACGTTATGCTCGTTTTGCTTATCATTTTTATGGTGACCTCTCCATTCGTTACTCAGGGTGTAGATGTTGAGCTTCCTGAGGCTTCAACAGCTAAGTCAGCTCAAGATTTATTGGGGGACGATAGCTCAAGTTTCATTATTGTTGAAGTTGATAAAGAAGGGCTGTTAGGTCTTAGTGTTAATAATGAAGAAGTTCAACGTGGTTTATCACTTGAAGATATCATTGTTCGAGTAAAAGCTGAGCTGAGTATTAATCCTAACTCTCCAGTCGCAGTGGGTGGGGATGCTGCAACACCTTACGCAGAAGTCGTCATTCTTCTTGATGAACTAAGTCGCGCAGGTGTCCCAAAGGTGGGTCTTCTAACGGATATAAGGGAATAG